From Candidatus Hinthialibacter antarcticus, the proteins below share one genomic window:
- a CDS encoding FAD-dependent oxidoreductase, with product MLKLLKSFALVLLSAFMSFPAFSATAKMYDVVVYGGTAGGAIAAVAAAREGLDAALIEPYDHIGGLTSGGLGRTDVGDSSVIGGYSREFYQRLGKHYGEDASWRFEPGVAERTLKEMLDEAKVDVFYQKRLASVGKDGNRITSIKTEDGSIFIASIFMDATYEGDLMAQAGVSYAWGREGRDQYGESLAGRAEHTHYHQFDVDVSPYADDGSVIPLVGTHDPGEIGGADKMVQAYNLRLCFSSDPNNRLPYPKPPNYDPWTYELLRRYLKAKPDAKIDELFIWSLMPNNKTDINNKGPVSTDYIGMNWDYPEADYARREEIYLDHLHYTQGLFYFYSTHPDVPKHIQEWINNWGPAKDEFTDNGGWPHQMYVREARRMISDHVHSQHDCQENLTKKDSVGMGSYNMDSHNVQRFINDRGFAENEGDVEVGPKGPYEIAYRCIRPKEAECANLLVPVCLSSSHMAFGSIRMEPVFMVLGHSAGVAAKMAIENGVSVQQIDTEALLKTLREQGQVLSNADRIKKNAVRGNP from the coding sequence ATGTTGAAATTACTTAAATCATTCGCTCTAGTGTTATTAAGCGCATTCATGTCATTTCCCGCTTTCTCTGCGACGGCGAAGATGTACGACGTTGTGGTCTACGGCGGAACAGCAGGCGGCGCCATCGCGGCGGTTGCGGCGGCTCGCGAGGGGCTGGATGCCGCGCTGATTGAACCCTACGACCACATCGGCGGCTTGACCTCCGGCGGGCTGGGTCGCACCGATGTCGGCGACTCAAGCGTCATCGGCGGCTATTCCCGCGAGTTTTATCAGCGGCTGGGAAAACACTACGGCGAGGACGCGTCCTGGCGGTTTGAGCCGGGCGTCGCAGAACGTACGCTGAAAGAAATGCTCGACGAAGCCAAGGTCGATGTCTTTTACCAAAAGCGCCTCGCGTCCGTTGGTAAAGACGGCAACCGCATCACCAGCATCAAAACCGAAGACGGCTCCATCTTCATCGCTAGCATTTTCATGGACGCGACCTACGAAGGCGACCTGATGGCTCAGGCTGGCGTCTCATACGCTTGGGGAAGGGAAGGCCGCGACCAATACGGCGAGTCGCTGGCAGGCCGCGCGGAACATACCCATTATCACCAATTTGACGTTGATGTGTCGCCCTACGCGGATGATGGCAGCGTGATCCCGCTGGTTGGTACGCACGACCCCGGTGAGATTGGCGGCGCCGACAAAATGGTGCAGGCCTATAATCTGCGCTTGTGCTTTTCCAGTGACCCCAACAACCGCTTGCCGTATCCCAAACCGCCAAACTATGACCCGTGGACGTACGAACTCTTGCGGCGTTATCTGAAAGCAAAGCCGGACGCGAAAATCGACGAGTTATTCATTTGGTCGCTGATGCCTAATAACAAAACCGATATCAACAACAAAGGCCCCGTATCGACCGATTACATCGGCATGAATTGGGACTACCCCGAAGCCGATTACGCCAGACGCGAAGAAATTTACCTGGACCATTTGCATTACACCCAAGGCCTGTTTTATTTTTACTCAACGCATCCCGATGTGCCCAAGCATATTCAGGAATGGATCAACAATTGGGGCCCGGCAAAAGATGAATTTACCGACAATGGCGGCTGGCCTCATCAGATGTATGTTCGCGAGGCGCGCCGCATGATTAGCGATCACGTTCATAGTCAACATGATTGCCAGGAAAACTTGACCAAAAAAGACTCCGTCGGGATGGGGTCTTACAATATGGATTCCCACAACGTCCAGCGCTTCATCAATGATCGCGGCTTCGCAGAGAATGAAGGCGATGTTGAGGTCGGTCCCAAAGGCCCTTACGAAATCGCCTACCGCTGTATCCGCCCCAAAGAAGCGGAGTGCGCGAATTTGTTAGTCCCTGTGTGCCTGTCGTCGTCACACATGGCGTTCGGCAGCATCCGCATGGAGCCGGTGTTCATGGTGTTAGGCCACAGCGCGGGCGTCGCCGCCAAGATGGCGATAGAAAACGGCGTCTCCGTGCAGCAGATCGACACCGAAGCGCTGCTCAAAACCTTGCGCGAGCAAGGGCAGGTTCTCTCTAACGCTGACCGCATCAAAAAGAACGCCGTCCGCGGCAATCCGTAA